GGTGAGGACCAGGACGTGGACACCGGTGGGCGCGATCCGCCGGGTCGCCTCCACGCCGTCGATGCCCGCGCCGAGCTGGAGGTCCATCAGGACCACGTCCGGCTTGAGCTTCGCCGCCATCGCGACGGCCTCCTCGCCGCTGCCGGCCTCTCCGACCACCTCGATGTCGGGGGTGCTGCCGAGCAGCGCGAGCAGACCGGCCCGGACGACGACGTGGTCGTCGCAGAGGAGGATCCGTACGGACATCAGGACTCCAGGGAGAGCGGGATCGCGGCGGAGAGCACCGTGCCCTCGCCCGGGGTGGACTCGACCGTCAGGGTGCCACCCAGCTGCTGCGCGCGCACGCGCATCGCGGGCAGCCCGTGGCCGCGTTCGGCCTGCTCGCGGGCGAGCGCCGGGTCGAAGCCGCGGCCGTCGTCGGCGATGTCGAGGACGACCTGGTCGTCGAGGTAGGTGAGGGTCAGGGCGGCGGAGTCGGCGCCGGCGTGCTCGCGGATGTTCGCGAGGGCGCCCTGACCGATCCGCAGCAGCGCCGCCTGCACGCGGTCCGGCAGCGGCACCGCGATCCCGTCGACGCGGAAGGCCGCCGACTCGCGGGCGGCCAGGCCGCGCAGGGCCTCCTCGAGGCCGCCGCCCCCGGCGAGGTCGGCGGGCGCGAGGTCCTGCACGAAGCGGCGGGCCTCGGCGAGGTTCCGTTCGGCGATGGACTCGGCGGTACGGACGTGGCGGCGGGCGGTGTCCGGGTCGCCGTCCCAGGTGCGGTCGGCGGCCTGGAGCAGCATCTGCTGGCTGGACAGGCCCTGCGCGAGGGTGTCGTGGATCTCCATGGAGAGCCGCTGGCGCTCGGCGAGGGTGCCCTCGCGGCGCTCGATCGCGGCGAGTTCGCGGCGGGTGCGGATCAGGTCGTCGATGAGCGCCCGCTGCCGGGCGGCCTGCCGGTCGGAGTACACGAAGACGCCGGTGGCGAGGGCGGCGACGGCCGGCGGGGCGACGATCAGGTTCGGGTCCCAGCCGCCGTGCGACAGCTGGACCTGCGCGAACACCACGAACGCGGTGAGCAGGGCGACCAGGCCGAGCGCGGCGCGCGGCGGGAGGGTGCGCAGGCCCGTGTAGAAGAGGGGCACCGCGCACCAGGCGAAGCTGGGCGCGAGGACGACGAGGACGACCCAGACGGCGACGACCGTGCCCAGCCAGGCGATGCGGCGCGGGGTGGCGCGGGTGCCGAGGACCGGTCCGAG
The DNA window shown above is from Streptomyces vietnamensis and carries:
- a CDS encoding sensor histidine kinase, coding for MTRPTEHDPDARRLIRPAGHDPDARWLARVMHIAFFLLLGASLARFLLRHEWEARSPWIIALTGALASLYLLGPVLGTRATPRRIAWLGTVVAVWVVLVVLAPSFAWCAVPLFYTGLRTLPPRAALGLVALLTAFVVFAQVQLSHGGWDPNLIVAPPAVAALATGVFVYSDRQAARQRALIDDLIRTRRELAAIERREGTLAERQRLSMEIHDTLAQGLSSQQMLLQAADRTWDGDPDTARRHVRTAESIAERNLAEARRFVQDLAPADLAGGGGLEEALRGLAARESAAFRVDGIAVPLPDRVQAALLRIGQGALANIREHAGADSAALTLTYLDDQVVLDIADDGRGFDPALAREQAERGHGLPAMRVRAQQLGGTLTVESTPGEGTVLSAAIPLSLES